The window GTAGATTCGACACGAGCGACCCATGTGCTCTTGTAAACAAAGGGGGGTATAATACTCCACAGGCTACATTCCCAGCACCAGTCCAGCCCGATTCAACAACATAAAAACATCATGCAAAAGCGATGAATGAAAAAAGAAGGGTAAACTTTTTCAATTGGGGTTTTTTTTATCGCAACTCAACTCCATCTAGTAGAAGAAGCCGAGGAGCTTGCCAGCAACGTGCTTGCGGCGAGCCTCCTCGTGGTCCATGATACCAGCCGAGGTAGTCAGGACGACGTAGCCGAACTGACGCGAGGGCAGGAGCTGGACAGCCCACTTCTCGATGTCCTTCAGCTGGACGGGGTAGCGAGGGTTGATGACACCGCACTTGTTCAGGCGGCCGTTCAGCTGGATGACGATCTTGCCGGAGCGGT of the Penicillium psychrofluorescens genome assembly, chromosome: 1 genome contains:
- a CDS encoding uncharacterized protein (ID:PFLUO_001100-T1.cds;~source:funannotate); its protein translation is MVKTSVLNDALNAMNNAEKAGKRQVLIRPSSKVIVKFLTVMQKHGYIGEFEEVDDHRSGKIVIQLNGRLNKCGVINPRYPVQLKDIEKWAVQLLPSRQFGYVVLTTSAGIMDHEEARRKHVAGKLLGFFY